The proteins below are encoded in one region of Rhododendron vialii isolate Sample 1 chromosome 7a, ASM3025357v1:
- the LOC131333387 gene encoding short-chain dehydrogenase TIC 32, chloroplastic-like isoform X3: protein MHACQEAFGRTASWGALQFWEKGGASSGIGRETTRVLALRGVHVVMAVRNTDSGRKVKEAILEQNPNAKIDVKELDLGSLASVRNFASEFKSLGFPLNLLINNAGVFAPPFMLSPDNIDLQFQTNHLGHFLLTNLLLETMKSTTHQSHKEGRILTVSSGSHWFAFRGIQFDRINDRINDESRYNRIYGYVQSKLANILHAKELAKCLKEEGVEITANSVHPGCVNTNIMRYISFLDGSSTISSCLVKNASQGAATTCYVAMHPQVKGISGEYFADCNIANSSSLAKDVELAKKMWDFSMSLTDAK from the exons ATGCATGCatgccaagaggcctttggccgAACGGCATCATGGGGTGCACTTCAGTTCTGGGAGAAAGGAG GTGCATCAAGTGGTATTGGCAGAGAGACTACACGTGTCCTCGCTTTGCGTGGTGTACATGTAGTTATGGCAGTTAGAAATACTGATAGCGGCAGAAAAGTGAAAGAAGCTATACTTGAGCAAAATCCGAATGCAAAAATTGACGTAAAGGAGTTAGATCTCGGTTCACTTGCATCCGTAAGGAATTTTGCTTCGGAATTCAAGTCCTTGGGCTTTCCCTTGAACCTCCTCAT TAACAATGCAGGAGTTTTTGCTCCTCCTTTCATGCTTTCCCCAGACAATATTGATCTTCAGTTTCAAACTAATCATTTAG gtcattttcttttgacaaaTCTTTTGTTGGAGACCATGAAAAGTACAACACATCAAAGCCACAAAGAAGGAAGGATTCTTACTGTCTCATCAGGAAGTCATTGGTTTGCATTCCGTGGAATTCAGTTTGACAGAATCAATGATAGAATCAATGATGAATCTAG GTACAATAGAATCTATGGTTATGTACAATCAAAGCTTGCTAACATATTACATGCTAAAGAGCTTGCAAAGTGCTTAAAG GAAGAAGGGGTGGAGATAACTGCGAATTCAGTTCATCCTGGATGCGTTAACACCAACATTATGCGTTATATCAGCTTTCTTGATG GCTCCTCTACAATTTCATCATGTTTAGTGAAAAACGCTTCTCAG GGAGCAGCAACGACATGCTATGTAGCAATGCATCCACAAGTTAAGGGAATAAGTGGAGAGTATTTCGCAGACTGCAACATAGCAAACTCGAGCTCTCTAGCTAAAGATGTAGAACTGGCAAAGAAAATGTGGGATTTCAGCATGAGTTTGACTGATGCCAAGTGA
- the LOC131333387 gene encoding short-chain dehydrogenase TIC 32, chloroplastic-like isoform X1: protein MCFFERKGPSGFSKSSTAEEVTQGIDGTGLTAIVTGASSGIGRETTRVLALRGVHVVMAVRNTDSGRKVKEAILEQNPNAKIDVKELDLGSLASVRNFASEFKSLGFPLNLLINNAGVFAPPFMLSPDNIDLQFQTNHLGHFLLTNLLLETMKSTTHQSHKEGRILTVSSGSHWFAFRGIQFDRINDRINDESRYNRIYGYVQSKLANILHAKELAKCLKEEGVEITANSVHPGCVNTNIMRYISFLDGSSTISSCLVKNASQGAATTCYVAMHPQVKGISGEYFADCNIANSSSLAKDVELAKKMWDFSMSLTDAK from the exons ATGTGTTTTTTCGAAAGAAAAGGGCCATCTGGGTTCTCAAAATCGTCTACAGCCGAGGAAGTTACCCAAGGAATTGATGGAACTGGCCTCACTGCCATAGTTACAG GTGCATCAAGTGGTATTGGCAGAGAGACTACACGTGTCCTCGCTTTGCGTGGTGTACATGTAGTTATGGCAGTTAGAAATACTGATAGCGGCAGAAAAGTGAAAGAAGCTATACTTGAGCAAAATCCGAATGCAAAAATTGACGTAAAGGAGTTAGATCTCGGTTCACTTGCATCCGTAAGGAATTTTGCTTCGGAATTCAAGTCCTTGGGCTTTCCCTTGAACCTCCTCAT TAACAATGCAGGAGTTTTTGCTCCTCCTTTCATGCTTTCCCCAGACAATATTGATCTTCAGTTTCAAACTAATCATTTAG gtcattttcttttgacaaaTCTTTTGTTGGAGACCATGAAAAGTACAACACATCAAAGCCACAAAGAAGGAAGGATTCTTACTGTCTCATCAGGAAGTCATTGGTTTGCATTCCGTGGAATTCAGTTTGACAGAATCAATGATAGAATCAATGATGAATCTAG GTACAATAGAATCTATGGTTATGTACAATCAAAGCTTGCTAACATATTACATGCTAAAGAGCTTGCAAAGTGCTTAAAG GAAGAAGGGGTGGAGATAACTGCGAATTCAGTTCATCCTGGATGCGTTAACACCAACATTATGCGTTATATCAGCTTTCTTGATG GCTCCTCTACAATTTCATCATGTTTAGTGAAAAACGCTTCTCAG GGAGCAGCAACGACATGCTATGTAGCAATGCATCCACAAGTTAAGGGAATAAGTGGAGAGTATTTCGCAGACTGCAACATAGCAAACTCGAGCTCTCTAGCTAAAGATGTAGAACTGGCAAAGAAAATGTGGGATTTCAGCATGAGTTTGACTGATGCCAAGTGA
- the LOC131333387 gene encoding short-chain dehydrogenase TIC 32, chloroplastic-like isoform X4, which yields MLQTCYTKGASSGIGRETTRVLALRGVHVVMAVRNTDSGRKVKEAILEQNPNAKIDVKELDLGSLASVRNFASEFKSLGFPLNLLINNAGVFAPPFMLSPDNIDLQFQTNHLGHFLLTNLLLETMKSTTHQSHKEGRILTVSSGSHWFAFRGIQFDRINDRINDESRYNRIYGYVQSKLANILHAKELAKCLKEEGVEITANSVHPGCVNTNIMRYISFLDGSSTISSCLVKNASQGAATTCYVAMHPQVKGISGEYFADCNIANSSSLAKDVELAKKMWDFSMSLTDAK from the exons ATGTTACAAACTTGTTACACGAAGG GTGCATCAAGTGGTATTGGCAGAGAGACTACACGTGTCCTCGCTTTGCGTGGTGTACATGTAGTTATGGCAGTTAGAAATACTGATAGCGGCAGAAAAGTGAAAGAAGCTATACTTGAGCAAAATCCGAATGCAAAAATTGACGTAAAGGAGTTAGATCTCGGTTCACTTGCATCCGTAAGGAATTTTGCTTCGGAATTCAAGTCCTTGGGCTTTCCCTTGAACCTCCTCAT TAACAATGCAGGAGTTTTTGCTCCTCCTTTCATGCTTTCCCCAGACAATATTGATCTTCAGTTTCAAACTAATCATTTAG gtcattttcttttgacaaaTCTTTTGTTGGAGACCATGAAAAGTACAACACATCAAAGCCACAAAGAAGGAAGGATTCTTACTGTCTCATCAGGAAGTCATTGGTTTGCATTCCGTGGAATTCAGTTTGACAGAATCAATGATAGAATCAATGATGAATCTAG GTACAATAGAATCTATGGTTATGTACAATCAAAGCTTGCTAACATATTACATGCTAAAGAGCTTGCAAAGTGCTTAAAG GAAGAAGGGGTGGAGATAACTGCGAATTCAGTTCATCCTGGATGCGTTAACACCAACATTATGCGTTATATCAGCTTTCTTGATG GCTCCTCTACAATTTCATCATGTTTAGTGAAAAACGCTTCTCAG GGAGCAGCAACGACATGCTATGTAGCAATGCATCCACAAGTTAAGGGAATAAGTGGAGAGTATTTCGCAGACTGCAACATAGCAAACTCGAGCTCTCTAGCTAAAGATGTAGAACTGGCAAAGAAAATGTGGGATTTCAGCATGAGTTTGACTGATGCCAAGTGA
- the LOC131333386 gene encoding short-chain dehydrogenase TIC 32, chloroplastic-like isoform X1, producing MAFPMNLMGLSYHYIGCVSATTVALFGFLPFRRSIPELMRFFEGKGPSGFSQWSTAEEVTQGIDGTGLTAIVTGASSGIGRETTRVLTLRGVHVVMAVRNTDSGRKVKEAILEENPNAKIDVKELDLGSLASVRNFASEFKSLGFPLNLLINNAGVFAPPFMLSPDKIDLQFQTNHLGHFLLTNLLLETMKSTARQSHKEGRIVNVSSIAHRFAYCGIQFDRIMAPSINDESWYNRVYGYLQSKLANVLHAKELTKHLKEEGVEITANSVHPGCVNTKIMRYLGFLNGSSIIAAYFVKNASQGAATTCYVAMHPQVKGISGEYFVDCNIANSSSLAKDAELAKKMWDFSLSLTDAK from the exons ATGGCTTTTCCTATGAATCTCATGGGGCTATCGTACCATTACATTGGTTGTGTAAGTGCAACCACAGTGGCTTTGTTTGGGTTTTTGCCTTTTCGGCGATCAATCCCGGAGCTAATGCGGTTTTTTGAAGGCAAAGGACCATCTGGGTTCTCACAATGGTCTACAGCTGAGGAAGTTACCCAAGGAATTGATGGAACTGGGCTCACTGCCATAGTTACAG GTGCATCAAGTGGTATTGGCAGAGAGACTACACGTGTCCTCACTTTGCGTGGTGTACATGTAGTTATGGCAGTTAGAAATACAGATAGCGGCAGAAAAGTGAAAGAAGCTATACTTGAGGAAAATCCGAATGCAAAAATTGACGTAAAGGAGTTAGATCTCGGTTCACTTGCATCCGTAAGGAATTTTGCTTCGGAATTCAAGTCCTTGGGCTTTCCCTTGAACCTCCTCAT TAACAATGCAGGAGTTTTTGCTCCTCCTTTCATGCTCTCTCCAGACAAAATCGATCTTCAGTTTCAAACTAATCATTTAG GTCATTTTCTTTTGACGAATCTTTTGTTGGAGACCATGAAAAGTACAGCACGTCAAAGCCACAAAGAAGGAAGGATTGTTAACGTCTCGTCAATTGCTCATAGGTTTGCATACTGTGGAATTCAATTTGATAGGATCATGGCTCCTAGTATCAATGATGAATCTTG GTACAATAGAGTCTATGGTTATTTACAATCAAAGCTTGCTAACGTATTGCATGCCAAAGAGCTTACAAAGCACTTAAAG GAAGAAGGGGTGGAGATAACTGCAAATTCAGTTCATCCTGGATGCGTTAACACCAAGATTATGCGTTACCTCGGCTTTCTTAATG GCTCCTCTATAATTGCAGCATATTTCGTGAAAAATGCTTCTCAG GGAGCAGCAACGACATGCTATGTAGCAATGCATCCACAAGTTAAGGGAATAAGTGGAGAGTATTTCGTGGACTGCAACATAGCAAACTCGAGCTCTCTAGCTAAAGATGCAGAACTGGCAAAGAAAATGTGGGATTTCAGCTTGAGTTTGACTGATGCAAAGTGA
- the LOC131333390 gene encoding aquaporin PIP1-3: MEGKEEDVKLGANKFPERQPIGTSAQSDKDYKEPPPAPLFEPGELTSWSFYRAGIAEFIATFLFLYITILTVMGVNRAPTKCASVGIQGIAWAFGGMIFALVYCTAGISGGHINPAVTFGLFLARKLSLTRAVFYIVMQCLGAICGAGVVKGFQPSQYQMLNGGANFVAPGYTKGDGLGAEIVGTFVLVYTVFSATDAKRSARDSHVPILAPLPIGFAVFLVHLATIPITGTGINPARSLGAAIIYNRDHAWDDQWVFWVGPFIGAALAALYHQIVIRAIPFKSRA; this comes from the exons ATGGAGGGTAAGGAAGAGGATGTTAAGCTTGGAGCTAACAAGTTCCCAGAGAGGCAGCCTATAGGCACATCTGCTCAATCAGACAAAGACTACAAGGAGCCACCACCAGCTCCCTTGTTTGAGCCTGGGGAGCTAACCTCATGGTCTTTTTACCGGGCTGGGATTGCTGAGTTCATAGCCACTTTCTTGTTCTTGTACATCACCATTTTGACTGTCATGGGTGTGAATAGGGCACCTACTAAGTGTGCTTCTGTGGGTATCCAAGGAATTGCTTGGGCCTTTGGTGGTATGATCTTTGCCCTTGTCTACTGCACTGCTGGTATCTCAG GAGGACATATCAACCCAGCTGTGACCTTTGGCTTGTTTCTGGCAAGGAAGCTCTCCCTAACCAGGGCTGTTTTCTACATAGTGATGCAGTGCCTTGGTGCCATATGTGGTGCTGGTGTTGTCAAGGGCTTCCAGCCTTCTCAGTACCAGATGTTGAATGGTGGGGCCAACTTTGTGGCTCCTGGATATACCAAGGGTGATGGCCTTGGTGCTGAGATTGTTGGCACCTTTGTCCTTGTTTACACTGTCTTCTCTGCCACTGATGCTAAGAGAAGTGCCCGTGATTCGCATGTCCCT ATTTTGGCTCCTCTTCCCATTGGGTTTGCCGTGTTCTTGGTCCATTTGGCAACCATCCCCATCACAGGAACTGGCATCAACCCAGCTAGGAGTCTTGGAGCTGCCATCATCTACAACAGGGACCATGCATGGGATGACCAA TGGGTCTTCTGGGTTGGACCCTTCATTGGAGCAGCTCTTGCAGCATTGTACCACCAGATTGTCATCAGAGCCATTCCTTTCAAGTCCAGGGCCTGA
- the LOC131333387 gene encoding short-chain dehydrogenase TIC 32, chloroplastic-like isoform X5, which yields MAVRNTDSGRKVKEAILEQNPNAKIDVKELDLGSLASVRNFASEFKSLGFPLNLLINNAGVFAPPFMLSPDNIDLQFQTNHLGHFLLTNLLLETMKSTTHQSHKEGRILTVSSGSHWFAFRGIQFDRINDRINDESRYNRIYGYVQSKLANILHAKELAKCLKEEGVEITANSVHPGCVNTNIMRYISFLDGSSTISSCLVKNASQGAATTCYVAMHPQVKGISGEYFADCNIANSSSLAKDVELAKKMWDFSMSLTDAK from the exons ATGGCAGTTAGAAATACTGATAGCGGCAGAAAAGTGAAAGAAGCTATACTTGAGCAAAATCCGAATGCAAAAATTGACGTAAAGGAGTTAGATCTCGGTTCACTTGCATCCGTAAGGAATTTTGCTTCGGAATTCAAGTCCTTGGGCTTTCCCTTGAACCTCCTCAT TAACAATGCAGGAGTTTTTGCTCCTCCTTTCATGCTTTCCCCAGACAATATTGATCTTCAGTTTCAAACTAATCATTTAG gtcattttcttttgacaaaTCTTTTGTTGGAGACCATGAAAAGTACAACACATCAAAGCCACAAAGAAGGAAGGATTCTTACTGTCTCATCAGGAAGTCATTGGTTTGCATTCCGTGGAATTCAGTTTGACAGAATCAATGATAGAATCAATGATGAATCTAG GTACAATAGAATCTATGGTTATGTACAATCAAAGCTTGCTAACATATTACATGCTAAAGAGCTTGCAAAGTGCTTAAAG GAAGAAGGGGTGGAGATAACTGCGAATTCAGTTCATCCTGGATGCGTTAACACCAACATTATGCGTTATATCAGCTTTCTTGATG GCTCCTCTACAATTTCATCATGTTTAGTGAAAAACGCTTCTCAG GGAGCAGCAACGACATGCTATGTAGCAATGCATCCACAAGTTAAGGGAATAAGTGGAGAGTATTTCGCAGACTGCAACATAGCAAACTCGAGCTCTCTAGCTAAAGATGTAGAACTGGCAAAGAAAATGTGGGATTTCAGCATGAGTTTGACTGATGCCAAGTGA
- the LOC131333387 gene encoding short-chain dehydrogenase TIC 32, chloroplastic-like isoform X2 — protein sequence MPRGLWPNGIMGCTSVLGERRSRVQVLLQCASSGIGRETTRVLALRGVHVVMAVRNTDSGRKVKEAILEQNPNAKIDVKELDLGSLASVRNFASEFKSLGFPLNLLINNAGVFAPPFMLSPDNIDLQFQTNHLGHFLLTNLLLETMKSTTHQSHKEGRILTVSSGSHWFAFRGIQFDRINDRINDESRYNRIYGYVQSKLANILHAKELAKCLKEEGVEITANSVHPGCVNTNIMRYISFLDGSSTISSCLVKNASQGAATTCYVAMHPQVKGISGEYFADCNIANSSSLAKDVELAKKMWDFSMSLTDAK from the exons atgccaagaggcctttggccgAACGGCATCATGGGGTGCACTTCAGTTCTGGGAGAAAGGAGGTCACGAGTTCAAGTCCTCCTCCAAT GTGCATCAAGTGGTATTGGCAGAGAGACTACACGTGTCCTCGCTTTGCGTGGTGTACATGTAGTTATGGCAGTTAGAAATACTGATAGCGGCAGAAAAGTGAAAGAAGCTATACTTGAGCAAAATCCGAATGCAAAAATTGACGTAAAGGAGTTAGATCTCGGTTCACTTGCATCCGTAAGGAATTTTGCTTCGGAATTCAAGTCCTTGGGCTTTCCCTTGAACCTCCTCAT TAACAATGCAGGAGTTTTTGCTCCTCCTTTCATGCTTTCCCCAGACAATATTGATCTTCAGTTTCAAACTAATCATTTAG gtcattttcttttgacaaaTCTTTTGTTGGAGACCATGAAAAGTACAACACATCAAAGCCACAAAGAAGGAAGGATTCTTACTGTCTCATCAGGAAGTCATTGGTTTGCATTCCGTGGAATTCAGTTTGACAGAATCAATGATAGAATCAATGATGAATCTAG GTACAATAGAATCTATGGTTATGTACAATCAAAGCTTGCTAACATATTACATGCTAAAGAGCTTGCAAAGTGCTTAAAG GAAGAAGGGGTGGAGATAACTGCGAATTCAGTTCATCCTGGATGCGTTAACACCAACATTATGCGTTATATCAGCTTTCTTGATG GCTCCTCTACAATTTCATCATGTTTAGTGAAAAACGCTTCTCAG GGAGCAGCAACGACATGCTATGTAGCAATGCATCCACAAGTTAAGGGAATAAGTGGAGAGTATTTCGCAGACTGCAACATAGCAAACTCGAGCTCTCTAGCTAAAGATGTAGAACTGGCAAAGAAAATGTGGGATTTCAGCATGAGTTTGACTGATGCCAAGTGA
- the LOC131333386 gene encoding short-chain dehydrogenase TIC 32, chloroplastic-like isoform X4, protein MAVRNTDSGRKVKEAILEENPNAKIDVKELDLGSLASVRNFASEFKSLGFPLNLLINNAGVFAPPFMLSPDKIDLQFQTNHLGHFLLTNLLLETMKSTARQSHKEGRIVNVSSIAHRFAYCGIQFDRIMAPSINDESWYNRVYGYLQSKLANVLHAKELTKHLKEEGVEITANSVHPGCVNTKIMRYLGFLNGSSIIAAYFVKNASQGAATTCYVAMHPQVKGISGEYFVDCNIANSSSLAKDAELAKKMWDFSLSLTDAK, encoded by the exons ATGGCAGTTAGAAATACAGATAGCGGCAGAAAAGTGAAAGAAGCTATACTTGAGGAAAATCCGAATGCAAAAATTGACGTAAAGGAGTTAGATCTCGGTTCACTTGCATCCGTAAGGAATTTTGCTTCGGAATTCAAGTCCTTGGGCTTTCCCTTGAACCTCCTCAT TAACAATGCAGGAGTTTTTGCTCCTCCTTTCATGCTCTCTCCAGACAAAATCGATCTTCAGTTTCAAACTAATCATTTAG GTCATTTTCTTTTGACGAATCTTTTGTTGGAGACCATGAAAAGTACAGCACGTCAAAGCCACAAAGAAGGAAGGATTGTTAACGTCTCGTCAATTGCTCATAGGTTTGCATACTGTGGAATTCAATTTGATAGGATCATGGCTCCTAGTATCAATGATGAATCTTG GTACAATAGAGTCTATGGTTATTTACAATCAAAGCTTGCTAACGTATTGCATGCCAAAGAGCTTACAAAGCACTTAAAG GAAGAAGGGGTGGAGATAACTGCAAATTCAGTTCATCCTGGATGCGTTAACACCAAGATTATGCGTTACCTCGGCTTTCTTAATG GCTCCTCTATAATTGCAGCATATTTCGTGAAAAATGCTTCTCAG GGAGCAGCAACGACATGCTATGTAGCAATGCATCCACAAGTTAAGGGAATAAGTGGAGAGTATTTCGTGGACTGCAACATAGCAAACTCGAGCTCTCTAGCTAAAGATGCAGAACTGGCAAAGAAAATGTGGGATTTCAGCTTGAGTTTGACTGATGCAAAGTGA